A window of Dehalococcoidia bacterium contains these coding sequences:
- a CDS encoding NAD(P)/FAD-dependent oxidoreductase, whose amino-acid sequence MKAIVIGSGMSGLTAGAYLAGAGHSVTVFEQFPTAGGVTATVSKDGFAWDIGPLLIEGFAPGDKGRLILEELGVSDRVKVVREDRGLSLPEFTLWKPREYEGPYWRREHLKKIFPDESVQLDSYYRFYDQMIDLMSLARRVEMARGPAALWLKLRMLIAFQKVKGRLNWSGAQLMDHYFKSPVLKTFFLGIVADFVTAPSEFPALGVPAIHLETAFDKRIPAYPGTRSAQAAFCYIIGGCRTLVDAVQGAILENGGKVITGTAVSKIVIEEGRVKGVGMVGGGFEAADVVLASGGMKKVFFDLVGRENLPADLINQVECNRLMESVLMVQLGIDFDPTPYQPAALCYYYYIHDLEEAVQRLRSGHYHEGRDGLLIYVPSLHSPSLAPSGQHAVTIYTVAPDTLAEGSWSSRREELADKLVETAERHVPGLRRHTKTRLILTPEDFRLRTHLKHHSFGGVPPVMGNKPPAHKTPIQGLWFIGAQSESGGGVANVMSGARKAVGQILQNR is encoded by the coding sequence ATGAAGGCAATAGTTATAGGTTCCGGCATGTCCGGCCTGACCGCCGGGGCGTATCTGGCCGGGGCCGGGCATTCCGTCACGGTGTTCGAGCAGTTTCCAACTGCCGGTGGAGTGACTGCAACCGTGTCGAAGGACGGATTCGCCTGGGATATCGGCCCGCTTCTGATAGAGGGCTTCGCGCCGGGCGACAAGGGACGCCTCATACTGGAGGAACTGGGTGTCAGCGATCGGGTCAAAGTGGTGCGCGAAGACCGCGGACTATCGCTGCCCGAATTTACGCTGTGGAAACCCCGGGAATATGAGGGCCCTTACTGGCGGCGGGAGCACCTGAAGAAGATATTTCCGGACGAGAGCGTACAGCTCGACAGCTACTATCGCTTCTACGATCAGATGATCGATCTTATGTCGCTGGCCCGCCGGGTCGAGATGGCCCGGGGTCCGGCAGCGCTGTGGCTCAAGCTGCGCATGTTAATAGCCTTTCAAAAGGTCAAGGGCAGGCTGAACTGGAGCGGCGCGCAGTTGATGGACCATTACTTCAAGTCGCCCGTCCTTAAAACATTCTTCCTGGGTATCGTGGCCGATTTCGTCACCGCGCCCAGCGAGTTCCCGGCCCTGGGAGTGCCCGCCATCCATCTCGAGACGGCATTCGACAAGCGTATCCCGGCCTACCCGGGCACCAGGAGCGCACAGGCTGCGTTCTGTTATATTATCGGGGGCTGCCGGACACTGGTTGATGCCGTTCAGGGGGCGATCCTGGAGAATGGAGGCAAGGTCATCACCGGCACCGCCGTCAGCAAGATCGTGATCGAGGAAGGCCGGGTCAAAGGGGTGGGGATGGTTGGAGGTGGTTTTGAAGCTGCAGACGTGGTGCTGGCCTCTGGAGGTATGAAAAAGGTGTTCTTCGACCTGGTCGGCAGGGAGAACCTGCCTGCGGATTTAATCAATCAGGTCGAGTGCAATCGCCTGATGGAGTCGGTGCTGATGGTGCAGTTGGGAATAGACTTTGATCCAACACCGTATCAGCCGGCGGCGCTCTGCTACTATTACTATATTCACGATCTGGAGGAAGCGGTGCAGCGTCTGCGCTCCGGTCATTACCATGAGGGCAGGGACGGGCTGCTCATCTATGTGCCTTCGCTGCATTCACCATCGCTGGCGCCGTCGGGCCAGCATGCGGTGACGATCTATACTGTAGCGCCGGATACGCTGGCCGAAGGGTCCTGGAGCAGCCGCCGTGAGGAGCTGGCGGATAAACTTGTGGAGACGGCCGAACGCCATGTACCCGGCCTGCGCCGGCATACCAAAACCCGTCTCATACTCACCCCCGAAGATTTCCGCCTGCGCACCCATCTGAAACACCATTCGTTCGGCGGGGTGCCTCCCGTCATGGGCAACAAGCCGCCGGCCCATAAGACGCCTATCCAGGGGCTGTGGTTCATCGGCGCCCAGAGCGAAAGCGGCGGAGGCGTGGCGAATGTGATGTCCGGGGCGCGCAAAGCGGTCGGGCAGATCCTGCAAAACCGGTAA
- a CDS encoding glycoside-pentoside-hexuronide (GPH):cation symporter, giving the protein MDQKLSFGLKFRYGLADLGFSLITSAMQFFLLYYYTDVAGINPALAGAALLVGKITWDAINDPLFGYWSDRVRSRFGRRRIFMVIGAVPLGFAAWIMFSLPTGLEGVSAFFAVLLSFWLVDTFHTMTCTPYYALTPELTRDYNERASLTSIRMVYNVVGYILGAALTTMLAGIFRGAGLDLQQAWSATGAVFGTIAAITILITTLSIKESPESAGEPSKMPPVSAVLTAFKNRPFVILMIAFILSSFSFTVLTALVPYFIQYQLDMKDQVSYILLVMLVTIGICLIPAKLVSDRINKGPSYALGLFIASGAIITGFFFPYGPTPWIYLVAVVVGIGFSAQWVFPWSMLPDVVEYDEEMTGERREGIYYGLWAFLSKFTSALGVAVCGWALQLYGYVPNVAQTEHALFGIRLFFAVVPSVILIISLPFLIWYPITRQSHAALVKELAERKGGTA; this is encoded by the coding sequence ATGGACCAAAAATTGTCGTTCGGCCTTAAATTCCGATATGGTCTGGCCGACCTGGGCTTTTCCCTGATAACGTCCGCCATGCAGTTCTTCCTGCTCTACTATTACACCGATGTGGCAGGCATCAATCCCGCTCTGGCCGGTGCGGCGCTGCTCGTCGGTAAAATCACCTGGGATGCAATCAACGATCCTCTTTTCGGTTACTGGTCGGACCGCGTGCGTTCACGTTTCGGCAGGCGGCGGATTTTCATGGTCATCGGCGCTGTGCCCCTCGGTTTTGCCGCCTGGATCATGTTCTCACTGCCTACGGGGTTGGAAGGCGTGTCTGCCTTTTTTGCCGTGCTGCTCAGCTTCTGGTTGGTGGACACCTTCCATACCATGACCTGTACTCCCTACTATGCCCTGACCCCCGAGCTGACCCGCGACTACAACGAGCGCGCCAGCCTGACCTCGATCCGCATGGTGTATAACGTAGTCGGATATATCCTGGGCGCAGCTTTGACCACCATGCTGGCCGGGATTTTCCGGGGCGCGGGATTGGACCTGCAGCAGGCATGGAGCGCCACCGGCGCAGTCTTTGGAACCATAGCTGCAATCACTATCCTGATTACCACACTTTCGATCAAGGAATCGCCCGAGTCGGCAGGAGAACCATCAAAAATGCCGCCGGTCAGCGCGGTCTTGACTGCGTTCAAGAACAGGCCCTTTGTAATTTTAATGATCGCCTTCATACTGAGCAGCTTCAGCTTCACGGTGCTGACCGCACTGGTGCCCTATTTCATCCAGTATCAACTGGATATGAAAGACCAGGTCTCATATATATTGCTGGTCATGCTGGTGACGATCGGTATTTGTCTCATACCGGCCAAGCTGGTCTCGGACAGGATCAACAAAGGCCCTTCATACGCGCTGGGATTGTTCATAGCTTCAGGGGCCATTATCACCGGCTTTTTTTTCCCCTACGGCCCCACGCCGTGGATCTATTTGGTAGCGGTGGTAGTCGGCATCGGATTCTCCGCGCAGTGGGTTTTCCCCTGGAGCATGCTGCCCGATGTGGTCGAGTATGACGAGGAGATGACCGGTGAGCGGCGCGAAGGAATCTATTACGGGCTGTGGGCTTTCCTGTCCAAGTTCACCAGTGCGCTCGGAGTGGCTGTCTGTGGATGGGCTTTACAGCTGTACGGTTACGTGCCGAACGTGGCGCAGACGGAACACGCGTTGTTCGGCATACGCCTCTTTTTCGCGGTAGTGCCTTCCGTGATACTCATAATCAGCCTGCCTTTCCTGATCTGGTATCCCATCACGCGCCAGAGCCACGCCGCCCTGGTGAAGGAGCTGGCGGAGCGGAAAGGTGGAACAGCGTAG
- a CDS encoding GYD domain-containing protein encodes MPVYIALTRLNEVGREAVKTSPSKIKANKKALEAMGVKVLGQYITLGRYDFINVFEAKNEETILKAAVNLSGKGIAHTETLVALTLDEFLKIGKKRAK; translated from the coding sequence ATGCCGGTTTACATCGCGTTGACTCGTCTCAATGAGGTGGGGAGAGAGGCCGTCAAGACCAGTCCCAGTAAAATCAAAGCCAATAAAAAAGCGCTCGAGGCCATGGGGGTAAAAGTGCTGGGACAATATATCACACTGGGCCGCTATGACTTCATCAACGTTTTTGAGGCAAAGAACGAGGAGACCATTCTGAAGGCTGCGGTAAACCTTTCGGGAAAAGGCATCGCCCACACTGAGACACTGGTAGCGCTCACGTTAGATGAGTTCCTTAAAATAGGCAAAAAGCGGGCCAAGTAG
- a CDS encoding phenylacetate--CoA ligase family protein, with protein MAQKVDLFPHDSSLERLPAPQRDKEMSRKLQRLIAYAYGKAPGFKLRMDGAGIKPGDIKALADLQRIPVLRKDDLIKLQKELPPFGGYLAVPLDEIDHIYQSPGPIYDPQRRLKQGTLPPDMGKGQIAVNTWSYHITPAGMLMDRLLRAMGFTVFPAGTGNTDLLVQIMRDLKVSYFVGTPSFLAAIIKRAEEMGFDIKKDFNLKYAQVFGEMGGDPLRKMFSEKYGITCVGGDNYLTADIGPIAGSCEKGAGMHVNTDVIVEIVDPSTGRALPAGEVGEVVVTPFDEVYPLIRFGTGDLSMLVTETCACGRTTSRLPKIMGRSGDAVRVRAMFVHPRQTDEVISKFGEIARYRILVNRPADRDEMLLQVELKAGPADRDAWEESLRKEFQNTCKVRFDALEVLPAGSIPGGEKTIVDRRVY; from the coding sequence ATGGCGCAGAAAGTGGACCTTTTCCCTCACGACAGCTCGCTCGAGCGGCTGCCCGCTCCCCAAAGGGACAAGGAAATGTCCCGGAAGCTGCAGCGCCTCATCGCCTATGCGTACGGCAAAGCCCCCGGCTTCAAGCTGCGCATGGACGGGGCGGGGATCAAACCGGGCGACATCAAGGCCCTGGCGGACCTGCAGAGAATTCCGGTCCTGCGCAAGGACGACCTGATCAAGCTGCAGAAGGAGCTTCCGCCCTTCGGGGGCTATCTGGCCGTACCCCTGGATGAGATCGACCACATCTATCAATCGCCGGGCCCGATCTATGACCCGCAGAGGAGGTTGAAGCAGGGCACCCTGCCGCCCGACATGGGCAAAGGACAGATAGCCGTTAACACCTGGTCCTATCACATCACCCCGGCGGGAATGTTAATGGACCGCCTGCTGAGGGCAATGGGTTTCACCGTCTTCCCGGCGGGGACGGGCAATACCGATCTCCTGGTGCAGATAATGCGCGACCTGAAGGTATCATACTTCGTGGGGACTCCATCCTTCCTGGCCGCCATCATCAAAAGAGCGGAGGAAATGGGATTCGATATCAAAAAGGACTTCAACCTGAAATACGCACAGGTCTTCGGCGAGATGGGAGGGGACCCCCTGAGGAAGATGTTCAGCGAGAAATACGGCATCACCTGTGTGGGCGGCGACAACTATTTGACCGCCGATATAGGCCCCATCGCGGGCTCCTGTGAAAAGGGCGCAGGCATGCACGTCAACACCGACGTGATCGTTGAAATAGTCGACCCGTCGACCGGCCGGGCCCTGCCTGCCGGCGAGGTCGGCGAGGTGGTGGTGACTCCCTTCGATGAAGTATATCCCCTGATACGCTTCGGAACGGGTGACCTCTCGATGCTGGTGACCGAAACCTGCGCATGCGGCCGGACTACATCCCGCCTGCCTAAAATCATGGGCAGAAGCGGAGACGCCGTCCGTGTACGCGCCATGTTCGTGCATCCCAGGCAGACCGACGAGGTTATCTCGAAGTTCGGGGAGATAGCACGTTACAGGATCCTGGTTAACAGGCCGGCCGACAGGGATGAGATGCTGCTGCAGGTGGAGCTCAAGGCCGGTCCCGCGGACCGGGACGCCTGGGAAGAATCGCTGAGAAAGGAATTCCAGAATACCTGCAAGGTGAGGTTCGACGCTCTGGAAGTCTTGCCCGCCGGCAGCATTCCGGGCGGTGAGAAGACAATCGTCGACAGGCGCGTTTATTAG
- a CDS encoding MFS transporter: MGNATESQATRAPHSKLPLGIKLSFGIGDIGSNIFIVTTGMYLLFFMTNVMGINPALAGTMLLFPKLWDVISDPLMGAISDVTRSRFGRRRVYLLYGAVPFGLSFFILFLAPGFQMEFANALQTSLLFALGCTAFTVINVPYASMVPEMSDDYNERLSIVSFRMTFASIGALLAGGLTMALVAAGGGGADGFRFMGGIFGLVIIVSCLWCFFGTSKAPSLPPHKETPPVKEQVKIAARNYPFVILMTSYFLQALAIGVMMAGFVYYVKYAMTLPETAMNIAFPIFMVTGVIFIPVWLAVGKRLGKIRSYYIGLAIFTLSMGSLFFTSSSQLMIFYAQIFIAGIGFSSFQLFPFSMLPDTVEYDQLQSGMRREGIFSGMWSAGQKIAYSVGPPIVGFALALSGFVTDGVQPESVATGVRIVFCLFPAAMILLSFLPFSKYKMTEEEFEKVKAKISDAGKS; encoded by the coding sequence ATGGGAAATGCAACGGAGAGCCAGGCGACCCGGGCGCCGCATTCCAAGCTTCCGCTCGGTATTAAACTGAGCTTCGGCATCGGCGACATCGGCAGCAACATCTTCATCGTAACAACCGGGATGTACCTGCTATTTTTCATGACAAACGTAATGGGCATTAATCCGGCGCTGGCCGGCACTATGCTTCTGTTCCCCAAGCTTTGGGACGTTATCTCCGATCCGCTCATGGGCGCCATCTCGGATGTCACGCGTTCACGCTTCGGCAGGAGGCGGGTGTACCTGCTCTACGGCGCCGTGCCTTTCGGCCTATCGTTTTTCATCCTCTTCCTTGCACCCGGCTTTCAGATGGAGTTCGCCAACGCGTTACAGACATCTTTGTTATTTGCACTGGGCTGCACAGCCTTCACCGTGATCAACGTCCCCTATGCCAGCATGGTGCCGGAGATGTCCGACGACTACAACGAACGCCTCTCTATAGTCTCCTTCCGCATGACATTCGCCTCCATCGGCGCCTTGCTGGCCGGCGGGCTGACCATGGCGCTGGTGGCGGCCGGTGGAGGCGGCGCGGACGGCTTCCGCTTCATGGGCGGTATCTTCGGGCTGGTCATTATCGTTTCCTGCCTGTGGTGCTTCTTCGGCACGAGCAAAGCACCTTCGCTGCCGCCACACAAGGAGACGCCTCCTGTGAAAGAGCAGGTCAAGATCGCAGCCCGCAATTATCCGTTCGTAATACTGATGACGAGCTATTTCCTGCAGGCGCTGGCCATCGGCGTGATGATGGCCGGATTCGTCTACTATGTGAAATACGCCATGACCCTGCCCGAAACGGCCATGAATATCGCTTTCCCCATCTTTATGGTCACCGGCGTCATTTTTATACCGGTCTGGCTGGCTGTGGGCAAAAGGCTGGGCAAGATAAGGTCGTATTACATCGGCCTGGCCATATTCACCCTCTCAATGGGCTCGCTCTTCTTCACCAGCTCCTCACAACTGATGATTTTCTATGCCCAGATATTCATAGCCGGCATCGGATTCTCCAGCTTCCAGCTCTTCCCCTTCTCCATGCTGCCCGACACTGTTGAATACGACCAGCTGCAGTCGGGGATGCGGCGTGAGGGAATCTTCTCCGGCATGTGGTCGGCCGGCCAGAAAATAGCCTACTCGGTGGGCCCGCCCATCGTGGGTTTCGCTCTGGCCCTCTCGGGTTTTGTCACCGATGGGGTCCAACCCGAAAGCGTGGCCACGGGTGTGCGCATCGTCTTCTGCCTCTTCCCCGCTGCCATGATCCTGCTCAGCTTCCTGCCGTTCAGTAAATATAAAATGACCGAGGAGGAATTCGAGAAGGTCAAGGCGAAGATCTCGGACGCGGGCAAATCGTAG